Below is a genomic region from Syngnathus typhle isolate RoL2023-S1 ecotype Sweden linkage group LG3, RoL_Styp_1.0, whole genome shotgun sequence.
atAGACATAGATATATTTAAATCCGGCGAAAAGTTGTTTACTCTTCGTACTGTAAAGTTGTGGAAAGAGTTCTGATGATAGGCTGTCTGCATCCGGAGTCATTTCCGGTCTCGGATCACGTGGCCAGACACCACGTGACCAAACGGAAGTTACCGACGAAAAACCGAACACACTGCATTATTAAATTAATAACCAGTGTAACATGAGGTTATTGTTTTTACTGTGTAAATTTTtctgatttctttttgttgttctaATTATTTGCCTTGAATatgatttaaataaatacacaaataataTAACATttgtatgattttatttttgttgttctaATGATTTGCCTTGAATaggatttaaataaatacacaaataatattacatttgtatgatttatttttgttcttcTAATTACTTGCCTTGAATaggatttaaataaatacacaaataataTTACATTGTATTGTTTGAGTATTCATTTTTGACTGTGTGTTATATTTTACTTCATtaaattgttatacaatattggaGAATATAACATGTGCTTTGGGGTCATATGTGTAAGCGACCCCCCTCCCTTCTctttgtctttctctctctcagcaCTATCAGGATACACTTTCTCTTGATGATATTGTGACCTTTGTAATTTGTTTGGGGGCAGTCGCTGTTGAGCATATAATGCATCTTTCTGTTGGCCGAATCGATATTTGTAGTCACGTACTTGTCCTAAAGGGCGCAAGTGCATACACCCACACAACCAACTGTGCCTGGAAACATAGTAAACTCCGAGAGCAACCGCATGCTTttacttttctcttttttggggaTATTCTTTATTCATCTAAGCCAAGATGGCGTTTTTTCGAGTCGCACTCTTCCTGTTGCCGTCATTCTACTACTTCACTTTAATATCATGCAGGCCGGCAGGTATGTTTTGGCTATTTACTCTTTTATTTAGAGTTTTTCCAAATTTGAAACATATTATGAGCATCCCTGCTACACAGCaaagaggttgtgggttcaaatccgGCTCCAGGCTTGTATGTagggcgtttgcatgttctccacgTGCCTTCTTGGGATTCCTccaacattccaaaaacatgtatgGGAGGCCGATCGACCGCTCCAAAACAAATAGAAGGGCACCTACTgtgttgatcacaaaacgttgcAAATAACTTGCACTTTGACCTAATGTCTTTGGATCAGCACTAAACATCACCACTTGTCTTTTTTCAATTTACTCACTGGCCACAGAAAAGTATTCATCTTTTAGCTTACACCCAATAAATATGACATTTGACCTTACGGAGcatgatttatttaattctcTAGTTTCGGCCAACGATCTTTCTTCACGCAAATCGACACTTAACCAGTTAGTGGTAGTAGGACCCCTCCAACCGAATGCTTACGCAACGGCTCAATCAATAGGTTTTCGGCcatgtttgttttccttgctctaAACATGTATATTATTTGTTTGCAATGTTGTCAAGGAGTTTGAGGCACAACCGAGAAGTTACGCATTTCACTACGTGTTTCACTTTGCAAAAAATGTCGTgttgaattaaaaagaaatattcAGACGGAATTCCACGCCGCCAGGTGTCCACCTGCGGAGCATGGACAACTTCATCGATGCGGTGCGACAGGTGGAAGAATCCAACCCGGGTCTGTCCCCACTGGCGCTCGTAAGAGCCTTGCGCAGGACCGCCGGCCATGATGACGCCATGACCATCCACTTCCTGGGGGCTTGGAATAACCTCACGGATGCGGAAGGGCTAGAGACGGCCATCCTCAACGCCTCGTCCTTCAGCTTCTTCGACAAGGCAGTCCACCACATCGTAACGGACAGCGGCGAAGAGCGAGGGGTGACGCTTACCCGGGACGGCACCACGGTCGCCCTGGCACCTTTGCTGCTGGGGATCGAATCCGGACTCAAAGCCAAGTTGGAGTCGACCTCAGCCGTTGGACTCTTTCCTCTCACCTTGGGAAGGACACTTGGGTTAACCTTTCTCAGCCTCCAGGACATCCCAGTGTCCAATCGCCTGGGGCCTGATGGGTGCTGGGACAGTGTGGAGCGCCCCAAAGTGTTCAAACTCTCTTGGCCTGCCACCCTGGCCACAGACGCAGTTATAAGTGGGGGCATGGATGGAGTAATACTGGGCACGGACATCAGCCGAGTCCCCAAATCTGAAAAGCCACGTGCGCTGAGTGAGACCCTCAAAGAATACTACAGTTTTACCCTGAACGCAAGCCAGGGTCTTGATACCTTGCCGAGCCATGTTAGTCCACGGCGTAGGGAGATCTCTCGATCCATTCTGGAGCCCCTTGACCTTCAGAAGGAGCTGATGGACACGCTTGAACTAGTCTGGAAGTTGGAGAAGACGGAGTGGGTGGCTTTGGACACAGGAGTCAACGAGGCGGTGAAGAAGGGACTAGAGGCATTTGTGCACAAGTACTGGGGTAAGTAAGAATAGCACGGTTGGATTTCCAAACTAACTTTTACCTTGGATCGAACATTGCATTGTCCTCGCTAAAACGCCTGTATGCTTAGTCCAAGCTAGACAGCAAGCTAAACTTTGAATTGATGACGCAAGACGTCCTTTAGTAGCTttaatagaaaatatttttgttaatAATTTTGagtgaaaggggaaaaaaaaagtgtcggcCATGTAGATCCATATTAAATGATTTTAAGCAAGTATAAACAAAAAGTTAAATTATCCGCTAATTCAATATAAATTTAGCCACACGACGTCAACTTAACATAAAGAAACTATGAGATggaaaatacataaaaacagCATCGTTTTCAAAATAAGAGTGTGAATAGTGAACAAATTAAGCAAAACACGGCTGAAAGTTTCAAAGTTATCCTATCCCCAACAACTATTCCTACCCATCAAATTTCACATGAGAATAAATGAGAATGCCTTTAATTTGTCATTATACATAGTATAACCAGATTGGAGTTGCCCAACAGTGCAAAATAAAGCaataaagtataaaaaaaaaaaaaaagtaatccgAGGCCCCAACACAAATAAGCCCAAAGAGAATGGGTCCCAGACCTCCATTTCAGCCAAAGCCAAATGGGTGAGCATTAACGTCTGGACCTCACAGAGGAGTGGCATCTAAAATAAGCTTTTGCCGCAGATTGTCCTCAAATCATCTCTCGCTGCCAGTGGAGGGCAAAGGCTTACAAGGGAACCCCCATCCCACTGTCTTTACCCCTTGACTTTCTCTACATTCACCACACCTATGAGCCCTCGCAGCCGTGCCTGTCCTTCTCGGAGTGTTCCCGGGACATGAGAGCCATGCAGCGTTTCCACCAGGTGGTCCGCAACTGGAGTGACATTGGATACAGGTGACACCCCTTTTCACCATCTACTAAATGTCTCCTTTGGATTTCAAAACAATTCCAATCATTTGGCTTTTAATACAATTTACATGGCCCCAATTGTGGCAGCTTCGTGGTTGGCTCGGACGGTTACGTCTACGAAGGCCGGGGCTGGAACATCCTCGGCACGCATACGCGAGGACACAACAGTCTCGGATTCGGCGTATCGATCATCGGCAACTACACGTCAACTCTTCCGTCGCTTCACGCCCTGGACCTTGTACGCCGCCGCTTGACGCGCTGTGCGGTGGGCGGGGGGAAGCTCGTGGCCAATTACACCGTCCACGGCCACAGGCAGACGGTCAACTACACGTCTTGCCCCGGAGATGCGTTCTTTAATGAAATTACACAATGGGATCATTTCAGACGTTGATTGGCACGTTGAAACCCGAGAAGGCGTGCTGACCATCGGAGAGTTTCCTGCGCTAGGTGTCAATTGGATTTAGCTTTCCCCTTCTGTGTCAAAGTCTGCAAAGCGTGCATGTGTATATAGTTCCAAATAAAGTGGTTTATTCTGAACTCGGCTGTGCCTCGGTCATCGGTGGGATAAAAAATCTTTTCACTTGGTCTCATATTtctatgtatttttttctttccaatctTAAGACAAAAGGGGTTCAAATAATAATATTCACATGTCTTCCCCAAATAAAAACTTTCTAATTATATTAGTACAACttgaaaaaaacattgtgtCAGCGGCGGGCACAGTGGTGCTGCCACAGGTCCACAGGCTCTTGGAAGCTGAAGAGGCAGCGAGGGCAGCGGTGGGGCCAGTCGCCTTGGTGCTTGCGGGTGTGTGTGATGAGGTTGGAGCTCTGGCTGAAGCCTTTGCCACATATGTGACACACGTGGGGCTTCTCACCTGACCACAACAACATAAAATCCACTTATGGTTTGGTATCGAACTTAAACGAGACCTCAAGACAATTaggagaagaggaaaaaaaaaaagccagggtCCCAAACCCGTGTGTATGAACGTGTGCTTCTTCATGTCCGACTTCTGGTGGAAGCGCTTGTTGCAGTACTGGCAGGCGTAGGGCCGCGTGTCAGAATGGATGAGAAGGTGCGTGGACAGCGTGGACGAGCGCTTGAACACTTTTCCACAAACACTGCAGCCGAATGCTCGGACGTCctgacgcacacaaacacaacacttTATGTCCTGTTGTTTGGTCACTCGACTGCTTTTGAATCCCGCGAGCACCCTTCGACCAACTCGGCATTCCCAAAGATAGTAAAAGATTCTTACCTTGCCCTTGCACGATTCAAGATCTCTTGCATAGGATGTGATTCCATGACACTTGTATACGTGCCTCTTAAAAGTGCACGAGTGGGTAAAtagctgcaaaaacaaaaacacattgggaTGAGAATGTTTCCCAGTGGAACGTTTTTGTAGAATAATAGAATGACATCCAACTTTTCCGCATAGTGGACACTCTTGACTGGCACAAATCATCTTGGAGCGGTCAGAGTCGTTCCG
It encodes:
- the pglyrp2 gene encoding N-acetylmuramoyl-L-alanine amidase, producing MAFFRVALFLLPSFYYFTLISCRPAGVHLRSMDNFIDAVRQVEESNPGLSPLALVRALRRTAGHDDAMTIHFLGAWNNLTDAEGLETAILNASSFSFFDKAVHHIVTDSGEERGVTLTRDGTTVALAPLLLGIESGLKAKLESTSAVGLFPLTLGRTLGLTFLSLQDIPVSNRLGPDGCWDSVERPKVFKLSWPATLATDAVISGGMDGVILGTDISRVPKSEKPRALSETLKEYYSFTLNASQGLDTLPSHVSPRRREISRSILEPLDLQKELMDTLELVWKLEKTEWVALDTGVNEAVKKGLEAFVHKYWDCPQIISRCQWRAKAYKGTPIPLSLPLDFLYIHHTYEPSQPCLSFSECSRDMRAMQRFHQVVRNWSDIGYSFVVGSDGYVYEGRGWNILGTHTRGHNSLGFGVSIIGNYTSTLPSLHALDLVRRRLTRCAVGGGKLVANYTVHGHRQTVNYTSCPGDAFFNEITQWDHFRR
- the LOC133151592 gene encoding zinc finger protein 2-like, giving the protein MRALESFTPHFSFIYLLLISFCPRLLSVQLHFCAMPRSFLVKRGGLQPFRSEQRMTIGQKETRPQESSHTASAPQRLDTVTVDSLQPVCGDQHCEDIPAVPKVEMWPRLPSSDRQKSSGMDFLPRNDSDRSKMICASQECPLCGKLFTHSCTFKRHVYKCHGITSYARDLESCKGKDVRAFGCSVCGKVFKRSSTLSTHLLIHSDTRPYACQYCNKRFHQKSDMKKHTFIHTGEKPHVCHICGKGFSQSSNLITHTRKHQGDWPHRCPRCLFSFQEPVDLWQHHCARR